The genomic DNA GGACTCGCCGAACGGATGCACCAGTCGCTGTCGGACCAGGTACGTCGCCAGGCGCAGAACGGTCAGCCCGCAGTGCTGCTGGTGCCGGCAGGCCTGCGGCCCTGGCTTGCCAAGTTCACGCGCCAGTCGCTGCCGGACCTGCATGTGCTGGCCTACAACGAAGTACCGGAAACCAAGCAGATCCGCCTGATCGGCGCGATCAGCTAAGGCGTCAAGAACGGAGTCTTTGACCGATGAAGATCAAGCGGTTCGTGGCGAAGAACATGCGTGAGGCCATCCGCATGGTTCGCGAAGAGCAGGGGCCGGATTCGGTGATCCTGTCGAATCGTCGCGTGCAGGGCGGCATCGAAGTGGTGGCTGCCGTCGATTACGACGAAGCGCTGATGCAGCAGTCGCTGCGCCGCGGCGCACAGCCGGCGGATGCCGTCGAGCCACCGCTGCCGGAGCCGAAAGCCGAATCCAATCCTGGGCCCCTGATGACGCCGGCACCGGGCAGCGATCGCGTGCCGCTGGACATCCTGCTGGCCGATTTCGGCGAACCCGAAGCGGCACCGGCAGCATGGCCATCGACGCCGATCAGCAGCCATGCGGCCGCCCCGATCAACAGCCCCATGCCGCGCAGCCAGGCTGCTTCTCTGAGCCCCGTTTCTCTGAACTACGGGCAGTCCGGCAATCAGGCCTTCGCGGTCAGCGCCCAGCCGGGCGCTGCGCTCGCGTCCCATGAATTCGTCGAGCTGCAGCGCGCCATGCAATTGGAATTGGGCGGCATGCGCCGGATGCTGCAGGAGCAGCTGGCCGGCATGGCCTGGAACGATCTGCGCCGCCATCATCCGCAGCGCTACACGGTGCTGAAGACGCTGACCGATCTCGGCCTCGATGCGCCGCTGGCTCGCGAGATCGCCGAACAACTGCCGGAAACCACCAGCGCCGAACGCGCCCGCTTCCTGCCGCTGGGTCTGCTCGCCCGGCGCATTCCGGTAGCCCCGCACGATGCCGTGCTCGAAGGCGGCGTCGTCGCCCTCGTCGGCCCGACCGGCGTCGGCAAGACCACCACCATCGCCAAGCTCGCCGCCCGCTACGCCGAAGCTCACGGCCTGCGCGACATCGCACTGGTGGCCATGGATCACTACCGCATCGGCGCCGCCGA from Nevskia ramosa DSM 11499 includes the following:
- the flhF gene encoding flagellar biosynthesis protein FlhF, which produces MKIKRFVAKNMREAIRMVREEQGPDSVILSNRRVQGGIEVVAAVDYDEALMQQSLRRGAQPADAVEPPLPEPKAESNPGPLMTPAPGSDRVPLDILLADFGEPEAAPAAWPSTPISSHAAAPINSPMPRSQAASLSPVSLNYGQSGNQAFAVSAQPGAALASHEFVELQRAMQLELGGMRRMLQEQLAGMAWNDLRRHHPQRYTVLKTLTDLGLDAPLAREIAEQLPETTSAERARFLPLGLLARRIPVAPHDAVLEGGVVALVGPTGVGKTTTIAKLAARYAEAHGLRDIALVAMDHYRIGAAEQLYTYGRLLGVPVYTVTPQQSLRDTLAKLSDRKLVLIDTVGMSPRDNALEQQVQMLNQASTRLKVFLTIAATSQSGDQDDVVRRFGGIGPGSRIAGCVISKLDETTRIGGALSAAIRHQLPIAYVTDGQRVPEDLQVARADQLVIRAQQLARATPMDIDEETMAMRFASSMAPGFTPGFDGGVQAHV